One stretch of Schlesneria sp. DSM 10557 DNA includes these proteins:
- a CDS encoding energy-coupling factor ABC transporter permease: MHIRDGILSPEVCLVTGLLSLSAIGFSLRKLRFDLEDRAVPLTGMLAAVIFAGQMVNFPLIGLPVSGHLLGGVLASVILGPWAGCLAISLVLIVQAVLFNDGGLLSLGANILNMGVVGAWGGYAIYATLRKWMGNRSVSAVPAAVIAAWLSVLAAATLFCVEFGLSAGSRGFSLRSILTLMVLYHALIGVGEALITGGIVGFVLSRRPDLVPSSQPESRAGNVGAFAIAGFMAALAVAAFVAPFASENPDGLDMVAETTGMDVLNVEREALVLDDYAIPGLEGAGWPILATSLAGVLGTTAVFAIAVTLGKAARWNSPALAADGVHGN; the protein is encoded by the coding sequence ATGCATATCCGAGATGGAATCCTGAGCCCTGAGGTGTGTCTTGTCACAGGCCTGCTGAGTCTTTCCGCAATCGGATTCAGCTTGCGTAAGCTCCGCTTCGATCTGGAGGATCGCGCTGTTCCGCTGACTGGCATGTTGGCGGCCGTGATCTTCGCCGGGCAGATGGTCAATTTCCCCTTGATTGGACTGCCCGTGTCGGGACACCTGCTGGGGGGAGTGCTGGCTTCGGTCATCCTGGGTCCCTGGGCGGGATGCCTGGCCATTTCGCTCGTGTTAATCGTACAGGCGGTATTGTTCAACGACGGCGGGTTGCTCTCGCTGGGGGCCAATATCCTGAATATGGGTGTGGTGGGAGCGTGGGGCGGGTATGCGATTTATGCCACGCTGCGTAAGTGGATGGGAAACCGTTCTGTCTCCGCTGTCCCTGCTGCTGTGATTGCGGCGTGGCTTTCTGTGCTGGCGGCGGCCACGCTGTTCTGTGTCGAGTTTGGCCTCTCAGCAGGTTCACGAGGCTTCAGTCTCCGCAGCATCTTAACCCTGATGGTTCTCTACCATGCGTTGATCGGGGTCGGAGAAGCCTTGATCACCGGGGGGATCGTTGGATTCGTGTTGTCGAGACGTCCCGATCTGGTCCCTTCGTCTCAGCCCGAAAGTCGCGCGGGGAACGTGGGCGCTTTTGCCATCGCGGGATTCATGGCCGCTTTGGCCGTGGCGGCGTTTGTCGCTCCTTTCGCCTCGGAGAATCCTGACGGCCTGGACATGGTCGCGGAAACGACAGGGATGGACGTACTGAATGTTGAACGTGAGGCCCTTGTCCTGGATGACTATGCCATCCCCGGTCTCGAGGGGGCGGGATGGCCGATTCTGGCCACTTCGCTTGCCGGAGTTCTTGGGACCACGGCCGTCTTCGCGATTGCGGTGACCCTTGGAAAGGCGGCACGCTGGAACAGCCCTGCTCTGGCTGCGGATGGTGTTCATGGCAACTAG
- the cbiQ gene encoding cobalt ECF transporter T component CbiQ yields MATSGEAIKSVSPCHALSPNTKLGMTLAVIILSSLIPAEHWPAQGLLMAFVFAGLSVAGIELGYLARRVGLFLPMLLIFGLSIPLAQMDREAAWVWTIGLWLRCLISFLAGLWLIHVLPFPELLMTLRNWKCPALLVAMLAFMYRYIFILWDEVNRLRNARDARDFGTASLWMKWTTNAQLIGLLLLRAMERAERTHHAMLARGWDGSPKFLGDDSRKVT; encoded by the coding sequence ATGGCAACTAGTGGGGAAGCCATCAAATCAGTCAGCCCTTGTCATGCGTTGTCGCCGAATACCAAACTCGGCATGACCTTGGCGGTCATCATCCTTTCGAGTCTGATTCCTGCTGAACACTGGCCCGCTCAGGGGCTGCTCATGGCTTTCGTCTTTGCAGGACTCAGTGTGGCGGGTATCGAACTCGGCTATCTGGCACGGCGCGTGGGGCTCTTCCTGCCCATGCTGCTGATCTTCGGTTTATCCATCCCGCTGGCGCAGATGGATCGGGAAGCGGCATGGGTCTGGACGATCGGACTCTGGTTACGCTGTCTGATCTCATTTCTGGCAGGGTTGTGGCTGATTCACGTCCTTCCCTTTCCGGAACTGCTGATGACATTGCGGAACTGGAAGTGCCCGGCATTGCTCGTGGCGATGCTGGCCTTCATGTACCGTTACATTTTCATTCTCTGGGACGAAGTGAACCGGCTTCGCAATGCGCGGGATGCACGCGATTTCGGTACGGCCTCACTGTGGATGAAATGGACAACGAATGCTCAGCTCATCGGACTGCTTCTGTTGCGTGCCATGGAGCGTGCCGAGCGAACTCATCATGCCATGCTGGCCCGGGGTTGGGATGGTTCACCAAAATTCCTCGGTGATGATTCGAGAAAGGTAACATGA
- a CDS encoding energy-coupling factor ABC transporter ATP-binding protein has protein sequence MNAAPPMRAIELRKLSFRYPNGRVALEDLSCCVDQGERIAVVGPSGAGKSTLLMHLNGLLPSPAMTQEAQAQVFIESIPVIKGRLPEVRRKVGFLFQDPDDQLFCPTVREDVAFGPLNLGLAQAEVMLRVNRSLAAVSLPEHGARNPSQLSTGERKRVCLAGVLACEPSMLVLDEPTSNLDPRARRQLLEILRSFKGTQIIATHDLDFALDLCQRAFVLDGGKIQADGPVEQVLANPVQMERHGLEVPWRLRRG, from the coding sequence ATGAACGCCGCACCCCCGATGAGAGCGATTGAACTTCGCAAGCTCTCGTTTCGATACCCGAACGGCCGCGTGGCGCTGGAAGATCTTTCCTGTTGTGTGGATCAGGGGGAACGAATTGCCGTGGTCGGTCCCAGTGGTGCCGGCAAGTCAACCTTGCTGATGCATCTGAACGGGTTGTTACCCAGTCCTGCAATGACACAGGAAGCCCAGGCACAGGTCTTTATCGAGTCGATCCCGGTCATCAAAGGCCGTCTCCCCGAAGTGAGACGGAAGGTTGGCTTTCTTTTCCAGGATCCCGACGATCAGTTGTTCTGCCCCACCGTCCGGGAAGATGTGGCGTTCGGCCCGCTCAACCTGGGACTGGCTCAAGCCGAAGTCATGCTTCGCGTGAACCGCAGTCTGGCAGCGGTCAGCCTTCCCGAGCACGGTGCACGAAATCCGTCACAACTCAGCACGGGCGAACGCAAACGCGTTTGTCTGGCAGGTGTGCTGGCCTGTGAACCGTCGATGCTGGTCCTTGATGAGCCGACGAGCAATCTGGATCCGCGAGCTCGCCGCCAACTGCTCGAGATCCTGCGCAGCTTTAAAGGGACGCAGATCATTGCCACCCACGATCTGGACTTTGCTCTGGATCTGTGTCAGCGCGCGTTCGTGCTGGATGGTGGTAAGATCCAGGCAGACGGACCTGTTGAGCAGGTCCTTGCCAATCCCGTGCAGATGGAACGCCACGGTCTCGAGGTTCCCTGGCGATTGCGTCGCGGTTAA
- the glgC gene encoding glucose-1-phosphate adenylyltransferase, translating into MQRVLALILAGGKGTRLEPLTRDRAKPAVPFGGAYRIIDFALSNCINSGLRKILVMTQFKSASLDRHLNLGWRFLCRELNEYIDVLPPQQRVDSNWYQGTADAVYQNIYSIEQAGSDYIVILSGDHIYKMDYADLLKDHIESKAALTIGCIPCTLEEGREFGVMEIDHSRKIISFEEKPAQPKPLPGDPKRCMASMGIYVFNTNFLFDQLCRDATDPRSSHDFGKDIIPTLIQSKLVRAFPFHDKNTGRSLYWRDVGTLDAYYAANMDLVAVEPELNLYDRSWPLKTYMPQEPPPKFVFAQTAGANPRTGHALDSMVCSGSILSGGTVRRSVLGYNVRVNSWATVEDSILFDGVEIGRNCKIRRAIIDKRVQLPEGTTVGYDLAQDRAAGYTVTDSGIVVIGKAD; encoded by the coding sequence ATGCAACGAGTGCTGGCATTGATCCTGGCAGGAGGCAAGGGGACACGACTGGAACCACTGACACGCGACCGCGCTAAACCTGCGGTCCCGTTCGGTGGGGCTTATCGGATCATCGACTTCGCTCTCTCCAATTGCATCAACAGTGGGCTGCGAAAAATCCTGGTGATGACGCAGTTCAAGTCCGCCAGTCTCGACCGGCATCTGAATCTGGGCTGGAGATTTCTTTGCCGCGAACTGAACGAGTACATCGACGTGCTGCCTCCCCAGCAGCGCGTTGATTCGAACTGGTATCAGGGAACGGCCGACGCCGTCTACCAGAACATCTATTCCATCGAACAGGCGGGTTCTGATTACATCGTCATCCTGTCGGGTGACCACATCTACAAGATGGATTATGCGGACCTGCTGAAGGATCACATTGAATCTAAAGCCGCTCTGACCATCGGCTGCATTCCGTGCACCCTCGAAGAGGGACGGGAATTCGGGGTGATGGAAATTGATCATTCCCGCAAGATCATCAGCTTTGAGGAAAAGCCAGCACAGCCAAAACCGCTGCCAGGTGACCCCAAACGCTGCATGGCTTCGATGGGGATCTATGTCTTCAACACGAACTTCCTGTTCGACCAGTTGTGTCGTGATGCGACTGATCCCCGCAGTTCTCACGACTTCGGCAAAGACATTATCCCCACACTGATCCAGTCAAAGCTGGTGCGAGCATTTCCGTTCCACGACAAGAACACGGGGCGCAGCCTTTACTGGCGCGATGTCGGAACGCTTGACGCGTATTACGCCGCGAATATGGATCTGGTCGCCGTTGAACCGGAACTTAACTTGTACGACCGGTCCTGGCCGCTCAAAACTTACATGCCTCAGGAGCCCCCTCCCAAGTTTGTCTTCGCTCAAACAGCCGGAGCCAACCCGAGAACGGGCCATGCGCTCGACAGTATGGTCTGCTCGGGCTCGATCCTCTCTGGCGGGACCGTCCGGCGTTCTGTGCTCGGCTACAACGTACGCGTGAACAGTTGGGCGACGGTCGAAGACTCGATTCTCTTCGACGGAGTTGAGATCGGTCGGAACTGCAAGATCCGACGAGCCATCATCGACAAACGGGTCCAACTGCCGGAAGGAACGACGGTCGGTTACGACTTGGCCCAGGACCGTGCGGCGGGCTACACCGTGACCGATTCAGGAATTGTCGTCATCGGGAAGGCGGATTAA
- a CDS encoding neutral/alkaline non-lysosomal ceramidase N-terminal domain-containing protein, whose product MNRVGRVQVWCTAILCLGLLGSSPSQAADTSATFLAGAYAQDISPQKFPISLNGGMSDQQAKGVHDPLHARCIVLNSKNPASDDRTSLAIVVCDSCMIPRDLMDRAKVLASKKTGIPTSNILISATHAHSCPTVTGVFQSEPDADYVEFLVEKIAKGIEQAQSQLEPARIGWGAIDEPSQLFNRRWLLKEGETVVNPFNGTSDRALMNPGLGNPKVTASIGLIDPQLSILSIQSRSGRPIALLANYSLHYVGGVEGGLASADYYGEFAQRIKRHLNASTVEPAFVGIMSNGTSGDVNNVDFSQKSIPARAPYEQIQFVAELLAQDAVRVCNQIQYQDYVPLACREKELELGVRKPSEQDIDQAKMKLDSIKTRPLGDMPSIYARETVLLSEYPATVKVKVQAIRIGSLGIATSPCETFTETGLAIKKESPFNQTFTIELANGYNGYLPPPGQFLLGGYETWRARSSYLAEDSEPKIRATALELLSELNK is encoded by the coding sequence ATGAATCGTGTTGGACGGGTGCAAGTCTGGTGTACCGCTATTCTTTGTCTGGGATTGCTGGGCTCTTCACCGAGTCAGGCCGCCGATACGTCAGCGACATTCCTGGCAGGTGCTTACGCACAGGATATCTCTCCTCAGAAGTTTCCGATCTCGCTGAATGGAGGAATGTCGGACCAACAGGCCAAGGGTGTGCATGATCCACTTCACGCTCGCTGCATCGTGCTGAACTCCAAGAACCCCGCCAGTGACGACAGAACTTCGCTGGCGATTGTCGTCTGCGACAGTTGCATGATTCCGCGCGACCTGATGGACCGGGCAAAAGTGCTCGCTTCGAAGAAGACGGGCATCCCGACGTCCAACATCCTGATTTCGGCCACACACGCCCACTCATGCCCCACCGTCACCGGGGTGTTCCAGAGTGAGCCGGATGCCGACTATGTGGAATTTCTCGTTGAGAAGATTGCGAAGGGAATCGAACAGGCCCAGAGCCAGTTGGAGCCGGCTCGAATCGGCTGGGGGGCAATCGACGAACCATCGCAGTTGTTCAATCGCCGATGGTTGCTGAAAGAAGGGGAAACCGTCGTCAACCCATTCAACGGAACCTCAGACCGGGCGCTCATGAACCCCGGTCTCGGCAACCCCAAGGTGACGGCATCGATCGGCCTGATCGACCCGCAACTGAGCATCCTGTCGATCCAGTCCCGCAGCGGACGCCCGATCGCGCTGCTGGCGAACTACTCGCTCCATTACGTCGGGGGCGTCGAAGGGGGGCTGGCTTCTGCCGACTACTACGGCGAGTTTGCTCAGCGGATCAAACGACACTTGAACGCCTCGACCGTAGAACCGGCATTCGTCGGCATCATGTCCAACGGGACAAGCGGCGACGTCAACAACGTTGACTTCAGTCAGAAGTCGATTCCTGCACGCGCCCCCTACGAGCAGATTCAGTTTGTCGCCGAACTGCTGGCTCAGGACGCCGTGCGGGTCTGCAATCAGATTCAGTACCAGGACTATGTCCCGCTGGCCTGTCGCGAAAAGGAACTGGAACTGGGTGTCCGCAAGCCCAGCGAACAGGACATTGATCAGGCAAAAATGAAACTTGATTCCATTAAAACCCGGCCGCTGGGTGACATGCCCTCGATCTATGCTCGCGAGACCGTGTTGCTGTCTGAGTATCCTGCGACGGTAAAGGTGAAGGTTCAGGCAATCCGGATCGGCTCCCTGGGAATTGCGACTTCGCCTTGCGAAACGTTCACTGAAACAGGACTTGCCATCAAGAAGGAAAGCCCGTTCAATCAGACGTTCACAATCGAACTGGCGAACGGCTACAACGGTTATCTGCCACCGCCCGGGCAATTCCTGTTAGGGGGTTACGAAACATGGCGCGCCCGATCCAGCTACCTCGCTGAGGACTCGGAACCCAAGATTCGGGCGACCGCTCTCGAACTGTTGTCAGAACTGAATAAGTGA
- a CDS encoding YifB family Mg chelatase-like AAA ATPase, giving the protein MLAKLTTYSLLGIDALPVEVEVDISPGAMPKTILVGLAEAAVRESTHRIERALVNCGYVRPLDRIVINLSPADLPKEAASFDLPIAMGMLVASGQLTSDALSQYAAIGELALDGTIRPAKGALSMALAAKEQGWRGIVLPAANAQEAAVVEGIDIIPVTSLTEAVGFYSGQLEIPPQPFSWADAVASYGQYGVDYSDVRGQESAKRAVTVAAAGAHHLLMLGSPGTGKTLLASRLGTILPELAPAESLETTRIYSAVGRLQPGQALMLQRPFRSPHHTISEAGLVGGGSIPTPGEISLAHNGMLFLDELPEFNRRTLEVLRQPLEDGRVTISRAMGSLTFPANLMLVAAMNPCPCGYFGDPRRQCQCNPMVIERYMSRISGPLLDRLDIHIEVPPVPFRELSNQTAGTNSESMKSQVVAAREIQQRRFGKGSLRLNGRMPPQQIRQFCKLESDAESLLKSAMEEMGLSARAHDKILRISRTIADLEASERITASHLSEAINYRTLDRSYWK; this is encoded by the coding sequence ATGCTCGCCAAACTGACGACTTATTCGTTGCTCGGAATCGACGCGCTGCCGGTGGAGGTCGAAGTCGATATCTCTCCGGGTGCCATGCCCAAAACGATTCTCGTCGGACTGGCCGAGGCCGCAGTCCGCGAGAGCACTCATCGCATCGAACGGGCGCTTGTCAATTGTGGCTATGTCCGGCCGCTTGATCGGATCGTGATCAATCTGTCGCCCGCGGACCTCCCGAAAGAAGCAGCCTCCTTCGATCTTCCCATTGCGATGGGAATGCTCGTCGCCAGCGGACAACTGACGTCCGACGCACTGAGCCAATACGCGGCCATCGGTGAACTGGCCCTTGACGGGACGATCCGCCCGGCCAAAGGGGCTCTCTCAATGGCCCTCGCCGCCAAAGAGCAGGGCTGGAGAGGGATTGTGCTACCCGCTGCCAACGCTCAGGAAGCGGCGGTTGTGGAAGGAATCGATATTATTCCGGTCACGTCCCTGACCGAAGCGGTCGGCTTTTACAGCGGCCAGCTGGAGATTCCTCCCCAACCCTTCAGTTGGGCCGACGCGGTCGCCAGCTACGGGCAATACGGCGTTGATTACTCGGATGTGCGCGGCCAGGAATCAGCCAAGCGAGCCGTCACAGTCGCCGCCGCAGGAGCCCACCATCTGCTGATGCTGGGAAGCCCCGGCACCGGTAAGACGCTGCTGGCGTCGCGGTTGGGAACCATCCTCCCCGAACTCGCCCCCGCAGAAAGTCTCGAGACGACGCGAATCTACAGTGCCGTTGGACGGCTGCAGCCGGGACAGGCCCTTATGCTGCAGCGTCCGTTCCGTTCACCGCACCACACCATCAGCGAAGCAGGACTCGTCGGGGGTGGGAGCATCCCGACACCGGGCGAGATCAGCCTGGCTCATAACGGAATGTTGTTTCTCGACGAGCTCCCCGAGTTCAATCGACGCACGCTGGAAGTCCTGCGGCAACCGCTGGAAGATGGTCGAGTCACGATCAGTCGCGCGATGGGCAGCCTGACATTTCCCGCCAACCTGATGCTGGTGGCTGCCATGAATCCCTGCCCGTGTGGCTATTTCGGTGACCCCCGACGCCAGTGCCAGTGCAATCCGATGGTGATCGAGCGGTACATGAGCCGTATCAGCGGCCCCTTACTCGATCGACTCGACATCCATATCGAGGTTCCGCCCGTTCCGTTTCGCGAACTGTCGAACCAGACGGCGGGGACCAACAGTGAATCCATGAAGTCCCAGGTCGTCGCGGCCAGAGAAATCCAGCAGCGCCGCTTTGGAAAGGGATCGCTTCGATTGAACGGTCGCATGCCGCCTCAGCAGATCCGCCAGTTCTGTAAACTTGAATCTGACGCAGAATCCCTGCTCAAAAGCGCAATGGAAGAGATGGGTCTTTCGGCTCGGGCTCACGACAAGATTCTGAGGATCAGCCGCACGATTGCCGACCTGGAAGCGAGCGAACGCATCACCGCGTCACACCTCAGCGAAGCGATCAACTACCGCACGCTGGACCGTTCATACTGGAAATAG
- the rpiB gene encoding ribose 5-phosphate isomerase B: MKIAVASEHRGFRAKDRVLACLRELNHVAIDFGPNSEEMCDYPDYASLAARAVSRGEVDRAILIGGTGIGMTIVANKFRGVRAALCCDELSARISRSHNDSNILCMSVNLSGDWIDARMIKIWLETPFEGGRHSRRIAQISELEQELNSPH, encoded by the coding sequence ATGAAAATCGCAGTTGCCAGTGAACACCGTGGATTTCGAGCCAAGGATCGAGTCCTGGCGTGTCTGAGAGAGCTGAATCACGTCGCGATTGATTTCGGGCCGAACTCGGAAGAGATGTGTGACTATCCTGACTATGCGTCGCTCGCCGCGCGGGCCGTTTCCCGTGGAGAAGTCGATCGTGCGATCCTGATCGGGGGGACCGGAATCGGGATGACGATCGTCGCAAACAAATTCCGTGGTGTCCGGGCCGCACTTTGTTGTGACGAACTTTCTGCGCGAATCAGCCGAAGTCACAACGATTCCAATATCCTGTGCATGTCAGTGAATTTGTCCGGTGACTGGATCGATGCCCGGATGATCAAAATCTGGCTCGAAACCCCGTTTGAAGGGGGGCGTCACTCCCGGCGAATCGCCCAGATTTCCGAGCTGGAACAGGAACTGAACAGTCCTCACTGA